DNA from Pelobacter propionicus DSM 2379:
GAAATAGGGGATATTGCTGTCCTCCATGATCCGCCTGGTGATGGCGGACATGGGGGCGTACCCACAGACGACCAGGCCGGCCAAGCGTTTCTTGAAATCGGGTATGTGGTGCAGCGAGGATGCGGTCACGACCAGTTCGTCGCGGGAACTGTTGACGACCAGCAGCGTCGACTCTCCCAAGAGGTCGATGACGCGCTGGCATGAGGCGGAGCCAAGCTGGATGGTATGGCAGATGCGGCTGTGGTCTTCCTGATCCCCCATCAGCGGCAGCTGCAAAAGGTCCGATACCTGCTGGAGCGTGGGATGAGCAAGAACGGGAATAAAATCAAAGGCGGTGGTTACGCTCAGCTTTTCACGGGCAAAGGCCTTGCGGATATAGGTGAGGGAACGCTCCTTCTTGTCCGGCTCCATCTTGTTGAGCATGATGAATTCGACCCTGGCCCGCGCCTCCCGGTACAGGGCCAGGTTGAGCTCCACCTCGTCAATGACCCTGCCGATGCCGCATCCGGTCACCAGCAGCACCGGAGCACCGATCTGGGCGGCAATGGTGGCGTTGCTCATGCCGAGAACAGAGCCGACACCGGTATGGCCAGCCCCCTCGATGATCAGGAAATCGTGCCGCTTCTCCAACTCGGCAATGGCCGCCAGGATGGTCCGGCGCGGATAGTCGGCGGGGATGTCGCCATCCAGGTAGCGCCGCGTACTTCCCGAAGAGAGTGTCATGGGGGACATGAGGCCCAGGTCCTCGTCAAGATGAAAGACGCTGGCGATCAGGGCTGCGTCGATATCCATGCACACCCCGCGGTACTCCACGCATTTGGGGCCGATGGGCTTAACAAAGCCGACCCTGCGGTATTTCTTCGCCGCCAGATGCATCAGGGAGAGGCTGATGGTTGTTTTTCCGCAGTGCTGGCCGGTTGCGCCGATGAAGATTTTCTTGCACATAGGGTTGTGTCCTCGCCGGTTGCTGGTTCAGGGGCGGCCGGGGTTCGCCATCAGTTCGCAGTGAAGCCGGTACTATTCCCCACCGCTGAGAAAACGCAGGATACGCACCCCCGTGCCGCACTTCTTGGCCACGACTATCTCTTTCGTAAGCCATAACTCTCAAGAAGCAGAGTAAAATCGGCAGAACTATACCACAAATCCGATCCATGCAGGAGCGATTTTATTCCGGGGAGCCGGCCGCTCCCCGGCACGGATAAATTCATTGACACCGGAACGCCAATCATCTAGTTTATCTGAAAAACGCTGGGGGAGTTTCGACTGAGAGCAACCGTTTACGGTTGCGACCCTTAGTACCTGATCCGGGTAATGCCGGCGGAGGGAAGCGCATGTTATCAACACTTACAAGCCGCTTCTGCGGCTTTTTTCGTTTCTGGAGAAAAAAATGATCATAACCGTTAACGGCAAGGCGACCGACGTGAAGGATGGCTGCACCATCGGCCAGTTGCTGGAGCAACTGGAGATCAAGCGGGACCGTGTCGCGGTGGAGGTCAATCTGGACATCGTGCCCAAGGCTTCCCACGATTCCCATGCCCTGGCTGCAGGGGATGTCATCGAGATCGTTCAATTTGTTGGCGGCGGCTAGGACATCCTGCCCGGCTCCCCCCTTTTCTGTCCATCGATATTGCGAAAAAGGAGAACACGAACATGGCTGAAGACAAACTTGTGATTGCCGGACGTGAATTCAACTCGCGCCTGATGGTGGGAACCGG
Protein-coding regions in this window:
- a CDS encoding phosphotransacetylase family protein; translation: MCKKIFIGATGQHCGKTTISLSLMHLAAKKYRRVGFVKPIGPKCVEYRGVCMDIDAALIASVFHLDEDLGLMSPMTLSSGSTRRYLDGDIPADYPRRTILAAIAELEKRHDFLIIEGAGHTGVGSVLGMSNATIAAQIGAPVLLVTGCGIGRVIDEVELNLALYREARARVEFIMLNKMEPDKKERSLTYIRKAFAREKLSVTTAFDFIPVLAHPTLQQVSDLLQLPLMGDQEDHSRICHTIQLGSASCQRVIDLLGESTLLVVNSSRDELVVTASSLHHIPDFKKRLAGLVVCGYAPMSAITRRIMEDSNIPYFRVKDLSAEVFISLREYVSKIGPDDREKIELINTIAEQYIDFDAIDAML
- the thiS gene encoding sulfur carrier protein ThiS — its product is MIITVNGKATDVKDGCTIGQLLEQLEIKRDRVAVEVNLDIVPKASHDSHALAAGDVIEIVQFVGGG